GGGGAGCGAGTCGTCCACGTCCTTGACCCGGAACCTGGCGCCGCCCACGGTGACCACGTCGTACCGGCCGTCGTCGTGGGCCTCCACGGCGCGCACCTCGGCCACGCAGCCGACCTCGGCCAGCCGCCGCGCCGCGCCGGGCCCCACCTCGTGGCCCAGCTCGATGCCGACCACCCCGAATCGGCGGGGCTCCGGCCCGGCCGCCAGGTCCCGCACCAGCGCCCGGTAGCGCTCCTCGAAGACGTGCAGGGGCAGCACCAGCCCGGGGAACAGCACGGTGCCCAGCGGGAACAACGGCAGCCGATCGGTCACGGCCCCAGGCTACGCCCCAGTAGCGATCTTGCCAGGCCCCGAAATCTCAGATGGTGAAGCCCCGGTCACGGTCATGGACGGGTGTCTCGTTCTCTGAGACCGGTGGCCGCGCGGCGGGCGGCGCTCCGTAGACTGGGGCGGTGATCTCCCGTGACGACCTGCGCGGTTCGCTGCCCGGCGACCTGCGCTCCGTGCTGCCCCGCGCCGAGCTCGACGTCGAGGCCGCCCTGGAGAAGGTGCGGCCGATCTGCGAGGACGTGCGCCATCGCGGCTCGGAGGCGGTCCGGGAGTACACCCGGAGATTCGACGGCGTGACCCTGGACCGCCTCCGGGTGCCCGCCCGGACCGTCGCCGAGGCCCTGACGACCCTCGACCCCGCGGTGCGCGACGCGCTGGAGGAGTCGATCCGCCGGGCCCGCCTCGTCCATCGCGACCAGCGCCGCAGCGACGTCACCACCCGGGTCGTGCCCGGCGGCACCGTCACCGAGCGGTGGATCCCGGTCGACCGCGTCGGCCTGTACGTGCCGGGCGGGCGGGCCGTCTACCCGTCCAGCGTCGTGATGAACGTCGTCCCCGCCCAGGAGGCCGGGGTCGGCTCGCTGGCCGTCACGTCCCCGCCGCAGCCCGAGCACGGCGGCCTCCCGCACCCGACGATCCTGGCGGCGTGCGCGCTGCTGGGCGTCGACGAGGTGTACGCGGCCGGCGGGGCCCAGGCGATCGCGATGTTCGCGTACGGCACCGACGAGTGCCGGCCGGCGAACCTGGTCACCGGGCCGGGCAACATCTGGGTGGCCGCCGCCAAGCGGTACCTCAAGGGCGTCATCGGCATCGACTCCGAGGCCGGCCCCACCGAGATCGCCGTCCTCGCCGACGGCACCGCCGACCCCGTCCACGTGGCCGCCGACCTGATCAGCCAGGCCGAGCACGACCCGCTGGCCGCCGCCGTGCTGGTCACCGACAGCCCCGGGCTGGCCGACGCCGTCGAGCGGGAGCTGGCCGACCAGGTCGCCCGCACCAAGCACGCCGACCGGATCACCGAGGCCCTCGCCGGGCCCCAGTCCGGCATCGTCCTGGTCGACGACCTGGAGGCCGGCCTGGCGGTGGTGAACGCCTACGCCGCCGAGCACCTGGAGATCCAGACGGCGAACGCGCGCGAGCTGGCCGCCCGGGTGCGCAACGCCGGGGCGATCTTCATCGGCGCGCACTCGCCCGTGTCGCTGGGCGACTACCTGGCCGGGTCCAACCACGTGCTGCCGACCGGCGGGTGCGCCTGCCACTCCTCGGGGTTGTCGGTGCAGTCCTTCCTGCGCGGCGTCCACGTCGTGGAGTACGACGAGCCCGCGCTGGCCGAGGCCACCGCCCGGGTCGTCGCCCTGGCCGAGGCCGAGGACCTGCCCGCCCACGGAGCCGCGATGAAGGCCCGCTTCGACTGGGGGATCCCCGAGTGACGTCCCTGAACGACCTCCCGATCCGCGACGACCTGCGGGGCCGGGAGCCCTACGGCGCGCCCCAGCTCGACGTGGCGGTGCGCCTGAACACCAACGAGAACCCGTACCCGCCGTCGCCGCGGCTGGTGAAGGCGCTGGGCGAGGCGGTCGCCGAGGTGGCCGGGTCGCTCAACCGCTATCCCGACCGCGACGCCGTCGCGCTGCGCGCCGACCTGGCCGACTTCCTCAACGCGGACACGCCCGGCGCGGGACTGACCGCCGAACGGGTGTGGGCGGCCAACGGCTCCAACGAGATCATCCAGCAGATCCTGCAGGCGTTCGGCGGCCCCGGCCGGCGGGCGCTGGGCTTCGAGCCGTCGTACTCGATGCACCCGATCATCACGCACGTCAGCGGCACCGCGTGGATCGACGCGCAGCGCGACGAGGACTTCGGCCTCGACCCGGAACGGGCGGTGGCCGCGGTCGAGGCGCACCGGCCCGACATCGTCTTCCTCACCTCGCCCAACAACCCGACCGGCACCGCGCTGCCGCCGGAGGCCATCGAGGCGATCCTGGAGGTCGCCCCCGGGATGGTCGTGGTGGACGAGGCGTACGGGGAGTTCCGCCGCGAGGACACCCTCTCGTCGCTGGAACTGCTGCCCGACCATCCGCGGCTCATCGTCACCCGCACGATGTCCAAGGCGTTCGCGATGGCCGGCACCCGCCTCGGCTACCTCGCCGCCGACCCGGCCGTCATCGAGGCGCTGCTCCTGGTGCGGCTGCCGTACCACCTGTCGGCCGTCACCCAGGCCGTGGCCCGCACCGCGCTGGCCCACTCCGAGGAGCTGCTCGGCACCGTCGACACGCTGCGCCACGAGCGCGACCTGCTCGTCGGCTGGCTGCGGTCGCAGGGGCTCCGGGTGGCCGACTCCGACGCCAACTTCGTGCTGTTCGGCACGTTCGCCGACCGTCGCAGGGTGTGGCGGGCGGTGCTGGATCAGGGCGTCCTGATCCGCGAGGTCGGCCCGCCCGAATGGCTGCGGGTCAGCATCGGCACCTCCGAGGAGACGGCGACCTTCCGCTCCGCCCTGACGACCGCCCTGAAGGAGGCACAGTGAGCCGTACCGGTCGCGTCGAGCGCGGCACCAAGGAGACCACCGTCCTCGTCGAGATCGACCTCGACGGCACCGGGCGGGTGGACGTCGCGACGGGTGTGGGCTTCTTCGACCACATGCTCGCGCAGCTCGGCAAGCACGGGCTGTTCGACCTCACCGTCAAGACCACCGGCGACCTGCACATCGACAGCCACCACACCATCGAGGACACCGCGATCGCGCTCGGCCAGGCGTTCGCGCAGGCCCTGGGGGACAAGGCCGGCATCCGCCGGTTCGCCGACGCCTCCGTGCCGCTGGACGAGTCCCTGGCCCAGGTCACCGTGGACATCGCCGGACGGCCCTACCTGGTGCACTCCGAGCCCGCGGGCATGGCCCCGATGATCGGCCCGGAGTACGACACCACCATGACCCGGCACGTCCTGGAGTCGTTCGTCTCCCACGCGCGGATCGCCCTGCACGTCCACGTCCCGTACGGGCGCAACGCCCACCACATCGTCGAGGCCCAGTTCAAGGCGCTCGCCCGGGCGCTGCGCGACGCCGTGGCCCTCGACCCCCGGGTGACCGGCGTGCCGTCGACCAAGGGGGCGCTGTAGCGATGGAGTTCTCCTACCTCAACGTGGCGATGTTCGGTGTGGGGGTCTTCCTGTTGATGGGCGTGATCAGCTTCATCAAGCAGGGGATCAAGTTCGGCGCCCTGGTCCTGCTGGTGCTCACCGCGCTGGCCTTCACGGCGGGAGCGCTGCGGCTGTGAGGCCCAAGGTGGTCGTCCTCGACTACGGGTCGGGGAACCTGCGGTCGGCCGAGCGGGCGGTGGCGCGTGCCGGGGCCGACGTCACCGTGACCTCGGACGCCGAGGCCGCGCTGAACGCCGACGGCCTCGTCGTGCCCGGCGTGGGCGCGTTCGCGGCCTGCATGGAGGGGCTGCGCTCCCTCCGCGGCGAGACGATCATCGGCCGCCGGCTCGCCGGCGACCGTCCCGTGCTGGGCATCTGCGTGGGCATGCAGATCCTCTTCGAGAAGGGTGTCGAGCACGGCGTCACCACCGAGGGCTGCGCCGAATGGCCCGGCACGGTGGAGCGCCTGCACGCGCCGATCCTGCCGCACATGGGTTGGAACACCGTTCGGGCCCCGGCCGACTCCGTGCTGTTCGACGGTCTGGACGCCGACACCCGGTTCTACTTCGTCCACTCCTACGCCGTGCGCCGCTGGGAGCTGCCACCGGGACGCCTCATCCCGCCGACCGTCACCTGGGCCGAGCACGGCGAGCCGTTCGTCGCCGCCGTCGAGAACGCCGCGCTGTGCGCGACCCAGTTCCACCCGGAGAAGTCCGGCGACGCCGGGGCCCGACTCCTCCGCAACTGGCTGTCCACCCTCTGAGAAACGGGTACCCACGATGACCTTGACGCTCCTTCCCGCCGTGGACGTCGCCGACGGCCGGGCCGTACGCCTGGTGCAGGGCGAGGCCGGCACCGAGACCTCCTACGGCGCGCCGCTGGACGCGGCGCTGGCCTGGCAGTCGGCGGGGGCGGAGTGGATCCATCTGGTGGACCTGGACGCGGCGTTCGGGCGGGGCTCCAACCGCGAGCTGGTGGCCGAGGTGACCGGACGGCTGGACGTCAAGGTCGAGCTGTCGGGCGGCATCCGCGACGACGCCTCGCTGGAGGCGGCGCTCGGCACCGGCTGCGCCCGCGTCAACATCGGCACCGCCGCCCTGGAGAGCCCCGAGTGGTGCCGCAAGATCATCGCCGAGTACGGCGAGCAGATCGCGGTCGGCCTGGACGTGCGCGGCACCACCCTCGCCGCGCGCGGCTGGACCCGCGAGGGCGGCGACCTGTGGGAGGTGCTGGCCCGGCTGGAGGACGACGGCTGCCCCCGCTACGTGGTCACCGACGTGACCAAGGACGGCACGCTGCGCGGTCCCAACGTCGACCTGCTGCGCGAGGTGTGCACCCGCACCGACCGGCCGGTGATCGCCTCGGGCGGCGTCTCGTCGCTGGACGACCTGCGCGCGCTGGCGGGGCTGGTCGGCGACGGCGTCGAGGGCGCGATCGTCGGCAAGGCGCTGTACGCCGGGGAGTTCACCCTCGAAGAGGCCTTGGCGGCGGTGTCGGGATGATCCGACGGATCTCCTCGGGCGGCCCCTGGGAGGACGCCTTCGGCTACTCCAGGGCGGTGCTCGCCGGCGACCTGGCGATGGTGTCCGGCTGCACCGCCACCGTGGACGGCGAGGTCGTGCACGAGGGCGACGCCCACGAGCAGACCCGCACCGCGATCCGGATCGCGCTGTCGTCGCTCGAACGGCTCGGGCTGGGCGCCCAGGACGTCGTACGGACCCGGATGTACATCACCCGGGCCGACGACGCGACGGAGGTCGGCCGCGCGCACGGCGACTTCTTCGCCGCCGTGCGGCCCGCCGCGAGCATGCTGATCGTGGCCGGGCTGCTCGACCCGCGGATGCTGGTCGAGGTCGAGGTCGACGCCTACCGGGGGAGCGGGGAACGATGACGGTCGCGGTGCGGGTGATCCCCTGCCTGGACGTGGACGCGGGCCGCGTGGTCAAGGGCGTCAACTTCCAGAACCTGCGGGACGCGGGAGACCCGGTCGAACTGGCCCGCCGGTACGACGCCGAGGGCGCCGACGAACTCACGTTCCTCGACATCACCGCCTCCAGCGCCGACCGGTCCACCACCTACGACGTGGTGCGGCGGACGGCCGAGGAGGTGTTCATCCCGCTGACCGTGGGCGGCGGCATCCGCGCGGTCGAGGACGTCGACCGGCTGCTCCGCGCCGGGGCCGACAAGGTGTCGATCAACACGGCGGCCATCGCCCGGCCGGAGTTCCTCAACGAGGCGGCCCGACGGTTCGGCTCGCAGTGCATCGTCCTGTCGGTGGACGCCCGCCGGGTCACCGGCGACACCCGCACCGACTCCGGCTACGAGGTCACCACCCACGGCGGCCGTCGCGGCACCGGCCTCGACGCGATCGAGTGGGCCCGCCGCGGCCAGGAACTGGGTGTCGGCGAGATCCTCCTCAACTCCATGGACGCCGACGGCACCAAGAACGGCTTCGACCTGGAGATGCTGGAACGCGTCCGCGCCACCGTGACGGTCCCGGTGATCGCCAGCGGGGGGCGGGCGCCCTGTCCCACTTCCCTCCGGCGGTGGCCGCCGGCGCGGACGCGGTCCTGGCGGCCAGCGTGTTCCACTTCGGCGACCTCAAGATCTCCGAGGTCAAGGACACCCTGCGCTCCCACGGCCACCCCGTCCGCTGAGGGCTAGCGGGAGAGTCGTACCCTGCGGTGTTCGATCTGGCTGATCTCCTGGGCGGCCGCGTCGAGGAGGCCGTGGGACAGTTCCGACAGGGCCCGGGACACCGCCAGTTCGTCGCCGATGCTGGGCACGTCGGCGTCGCGTGGGTTGCGGCGGGCGATGCCGCGGCCGGTCAAGGTGGTGCCCGCGGCGGTCGTGAGTCGGGCCTCGGCCTCGGTGTGGCGTTCCTGCTCGGCGATGTCGACGGTCAGCGTCCAGTTCTTGTTCTCGTTCACAGTCTTCCCCCTTCGGACGTTTCCTCCCTCTACGTTCCCCCTGTTCAAAGCCGGTGTGAAGCCCCCGGACCGGGTGACGGCGGGATGAACTGTCGGCGTGGGGCCTTCCCGGGACGGCGAAAGATGACTAGTTTTCGCGTCTGTGACCACTCTTGATCGTCGTGCGTTCCTTCGCGTGGGCGGCGCCGGGGCGCTGGGCGCCTCCTCGCTCGCCCTCCTGGCGGCCGGCGGGCTTCCCGCGCACGCCGGGGCGAGCCGGTACTTCCGGCACGGGGTGGCCTCGGGCGACCCGCTGCCCGAAGCGGTCATCCTCTGGACCCGCGTGACCCCCACCGACGAGGCGACGCCCGGCTCCGGCCGGGGGCCCGTCGTGGACGTCGCCTGGCAGGTGGCGCGCGACGCGGCGTTCTCCAATGTCGTGGCCCACGGCACCGTCCGTACCGGCCCGGACGCCGACCACACGGTCAAGGTGGACGTCGGGGGGCTCGCACCGGACTCCTCCTACCACTACCGCTTCGTGCTGGACGGCGACGCGTCCGCGGTGGGCCGCACCCGGACCGCGCCGGCGGCCACCGCGTCCGTCGACGCGCTGCGCTTCGGCGTGGTGTCCTGCTCCAACTGGGAGGCCGGGTACTTCTCCGCCTACCGGCACCTGGCGGCGCGCGACGACCTGTTCGGGGTCATCCACCTCGGCGACTACATCTACGAGTACGGCACCGGCGACTTCGACGCGGGCGGCGACGTGATCCGCCGGAACGAGCCCGCGCACGAGATCCTCTCCCTGGCCGACTACCGGATGCGGCACGCGCTCTACAAGACCGACCCCGACCTGCAGGCCGTGCACGCGCGCCACCCGTTCATGATCGTCTGGGACGACCACGAGGTCGCCAACAACGCCTGGTCCGGCGGTGCGGGCAACCACGACGAGGTCACCGAGGGGCCGTACGCCAACCGGCTGGCCGCCTCCCGCAAGGCGTACTTCGAGTGGATGCCGGTCCGCGTCGGTCCGGGCGGCACCATCCACCGGCGGCTGCGGTTCGGCCGGCTGGCCGAGCTGACCCTGCTCGACCTGCGGGGTTACCGCTCCAAGCAGGCGAGCGGCGGCGCGGTCGACGACCCGTCGCGCACCATCACCGGCGACGCGCAGATGAGCTGGCTGAAGTCGGGGCTGTCGGCCAGTGCGGACGAGACCTCCTGGCGGCTGATCGGCAACTCGGTGATGATCAGCCCGGTGGCGCTCGGCTCCGTGCCGGCCTATCTGCTGGGACCCCTGGGCAGGTTGCTGGGCCTCCCGGCCGGCGGCATGGCGGTGAACTCCGACCAGTGGGACGGCTACACCGCCGACCGCCAGGAACTGCTGGGCCATCTGCACGGCGGCCGGATCGAGAACACCGTCTTCCTCACCGGCGACATCCACACCTCCTGGGCCAACGACGTGCCGCTCACCGCCGCGACGTACCCGGTCTCGCCGTCGGTGGCGACCGAGATGGTGGTCCCGTCGGTGACCAGCGACAACATCGACGACATCCTCGGCGTCCCGGCCCGGACGCTGACGCTGATCGCCGAGGGCGCGGTCCGGCTCACCAACCGGCACGTCCGCTGGTCGGAGCTGGACTCCCACGGCTACGGCGTGATCGACGTGACCGACGAACGCGTCCGGATGAGTTACCACGCCCTGTCCGACCGCACCCGGCCGGACGCGACGTCGTCGCTCATGGCCTCGTTCGCGGTGGGCGACGGGACGCAGCGGCTCACCCGGCTGAGCTGATCCGGTCAGCCGGCCTCGGCCTCGGGGTCGGCGACCGTCCGTTCGGCGGAGCGCTCGACCACGGGCAGCAGGAGCGCCGACGGCCGATCGGGGTCGTGGAACACCTCCTGGCGCGCCGGGACCCGTACCGCGGCGCTGCCGAGCGGGTCCCCGGTGCCGGGATTGGCGGCCACCATGGGGAACGCGCCGCTGGTCACGTGGACGCGCAGGCGGTGACCGCGGCGGAACCGGCGGGCCGTCGGCCACAGGTCGACGGTCACCCCGCGCACCCCGTCGACGTCGGCGGGCGGGTCTCCCGGCCGCAGCCGCAGCCCGCCCTCGCACACGTTGAGCGAGGTGCCGTCCGGGGCGACGTCGCACAGCCGGACCACGAAGTCGGTGTGCTCGCGGTCGGAGCGCACGTACAACTCGGCGGTGACCGGGCCGATGACGTCCAGGCCGGCGCGCAAGGGGGCCGAGGTGAACGTCAGCACGTCGGGGCGTCTCTCCAGCGGCCGCTGGTCGGCCGGCCCGCACCTGCCCAGCAGGCTCGGCCCCGTCAGCGCGGGTGTCGGGTCGGCGGGGTCGAACCGGTAGGCGCTCGGGCCGCCCGTGTGCGGGCCGCTCTCATCGAGCCCGAGACCGGGCTGCAGGTGCCAACGCCGGTGCCGCATCCCGGGCGGCGGCCAGTCATGGTAGTCGCGCCACTGCTTGGCCCCCGTGACGTACACCCGTACGGGATCGGCGCGCAGTCCGGAGGGGTCGCCCTTCAGATGGGCGCGGAACCAGGCCAGCGACTCCCGCAGCGACGCCACCCCCTGCCGGGCGTCGGCGTGCCACCAGGGGCCGATGGTCAGGTACGGGTTCCGCCCGGCCGCGCGCAGCGCCGCGTAGTCCTTGAGCTGCCAGGGCAGGAAGATGTCGTACCAGCCGCCGAGCAGGGTGACCGGGGCGGTGACGTCCCCGACCGTGGCGGCGAAGTCCCGCGTCCGCCAGTAGTCCGCGCCGGGCTTGTCGTTGACCAGCAGGTCCTGGTAGAACCGCACGGCCGCGCCGGTCGCCAGCGCGTCCAACTCGGCCAGCGGGCGTCCGGTGCGGGCGGCCCGGCGCGCCCGCCGCTTGGACAGCAGCGCCCCGTTGATCATCCCGAGCCGGGTCTCCTGCCGGGACGTCAGGTCCGACCACATCAGGACGGTCTCCAGCGCGAACGACCCGCCCACGTACGCCGCGTCCCGGAAGGAGGAGGCGGTGACCTGCGCCGACATCGCCTTCAGCGCGGGTCCGGCCTCGGCCGCCAGCGCCCAGGCGGCGTACCCCAGGTAGCTGGCGCCGTAGGTGGCGAACGACCCGCCGAACCACGGCTGCGCGGTGAGCCACTCCACCGTGGCCAGCCCGTCCTCCCGCTCGCCGCCCAGCGGGTCGAACTCCCCGCCGGACCCGAACGTGCCGCGCGTGCTCTGCACCACCAGTTGGAACCCGAACGGCACGAACGGCAGCCCGTTGATCACCGCCGGGAGCCCGCGCCGCCCGTACGGGGTGCGGACCAGGATGGTCGGCGCGTGCGGCATCCCGGCGGGCGCGTACCGGTCGGCGAGCAGCGTGACCCCGTCGGGCATCGGCACCGGGAGGTCGCGTTGGACGGTGTAGCGGAAACGGCCGCGGGGGAGCGGGAGCCGGGCCGGCAGGCGTTCCGTGAGGGGCATGCGCGTCCTCCTCCGAGCGGGCTACTCACTGGTAACGGTAGCTCGTTCAACGCGCCAGATGCCGTGCGATCACCATCCGCTGGATCTGGTTGGTGCCCTCGAAGATCTGCATGACCTTGGCCTCGCGCAGGAACCGCTCGACCGGGAAGTCCCTCGTGTAGCCGAAGCCGCCGAGCACCTGCACCGCGTCGGTGGTCACCCGCATGGCCGCGTCCGTCGCCACCAGCTTGGCGATCGACGCCTGACGCGCGAACGGCAGCCCCCGATCCCGACGGCGGGCGGCCTCCAGGTAGGTGGCCCGCGCCGACTCCACCGCCGCCGCCATGTCGGCCAGCAGGAAGCCCAACCCCTGGTGCTCGATGATCGGCCGGCCGAACTGCACGCGCTGCCGGGCGTAGGCGACGGCCTCGTCCAGCGCCCCCTGCGCCAGCCCCACCGCGCACGCGGCGATGCCCAGCCGCCCCGAGTCCAGCGCCGACAGCGCGATGGGGAAGCCCTGCCCCTCCGCCCCGATCCGCCGCGTGACGGGCACCCGGGCCCCGTCGAAGCGCAACTCCGCCGTCGTGGAGCCGGTGAGGCCCATCTTGCGTTCCGGCGGCCCGGCGGACATGCCCTCCACGGCCCCGTCGATCAGCAGGGCGCTGATGCCCCGGGAGCCCTCGTCGGAGGTGCGCGCGAACAGCACGTAGAAGTCGGCCTCGCCGCCGTGGGTGATCCACGACTTGGTGCCGGTGATCACGTAGGAGTCGCCGTCGCGCACCGCCCGGGTGCTCAGCGCCGCCGCGTCGGACCCGGCGTGCGCCTCCGAGAGCGCGTACCCGCCCAGCAGTCCGCCGCCCAGCAGCTCCGGCAGGCGTTCGCGCTGCTCGTCGTCGCCGAACGCGGCCACGGGGTAGCACGCCAGCGTGTGGACGCTGACCCCGACCGCCACGGACGCCCAGACCGCCGCGATCTCCTCCAGCACCTGGAGGTACACCTCGTACGGCTGGCCCCCGCCGCCCGCGTCCTCCGGATACGGGAGGCCCAGCAGCCCCGAGCGTCCCAACAGCCGGAACATCCCGCGCGGGAAGTCCTCCTCGGCCTCCGCGCGGGCGGCGCGCGGGGCCAGCTCCGCGGCGGCGATCTCGCGGGTCAGCTCGATGAGCTGCGCCGCCTCCTCGGTGGGCAACAGGCGCTCGGCGGGCATCGGGGGCTCCTCTCGTCACCACCGATGTTAATGACCGTTAACGCGCGCCGGTCACCCGGTCAGTTCCCGCTCCAGCGGCGTCCGGAAACGGGGCGTCACCCGGACCTCCCCGAGGTACCCGGCCATCCGGGCGCGTTCGACCTCGATCACCGCGACCGCGTCGGCGCCCACGTCCTCCAGGAGGCGGAGCGCGATCTCGCCGTCCTTGCGCTGGGCCCATCCGCCCACGATGCGACCGTTCCACCAGACCGTCGGCCCGATGTTGCCCGTGCGGTCGAACAGGGCCTCCCGGTGCTCGCCCAGGTACCACTCACGACCCGCCCAGCCCATCGGCGTCGGGTCCAGGGAGGGCAGCAGCGCGGCCCATGGGCCGGGGTCGGGCACCGGCTCCTCGTCACCCGGGAGCAGCAGGCCCGTGACGCCGCCGAGATCCACCTCCGCGGGGCCGATCGCGGCCAGCGCCTTCTTCACCTCGACGGCCGTCCAGCCCGTCCACCACTTCAGGTCGGCGACCGGCGCGGGCCCGTACGCGGCCAGCCAGCGGCGCGCCAACTCCGCCCGGGCCTCCTCGGGGGAGGGGCGGGCCATGCCCTCGGGAAGCCACCGCTCGACCGGCGACCACCGGTACTGGCCGCTGAGCCACGAGCCCAGCGGGCGGCCCCGGACGATCTCGCCCTCCATGGCGAGCAGGCCCAGCACCCGACCGGTGAGGTTGGTGGGCCGGGAGTACGCCTTGCCGGGGGCCGGGTCGTACCGCAGCTTGAGCCGGGGTTCGGCCTCGGCGAGCTGCACGGCGGTGGCCTCACGGCGTTCCACCAGCGCCCGGCGGGTCGACGCGGCCACCTCGTCGAGCCAGCGCTCGTCGCCCAGGCCGGCCTCCGCGAGCTGTCGGACGAGGCTCCGGCGCTCCCGCACCGCGACCGCGTCGGTGCAGGCCGCCTGCACCACGGGGGCCAGCCCGTCCGGCACCACGAACATCGTCCGGCGCATGCCCAGCATCCGCAGCACGGAACGGTCGTCGTACAGCGCCCGCTCCACGTCCGCCGACGTGCCCGCGACGGTCCGCGCCGCCACCGACAGGAACACCGTCGCCGGGTCCGTGGCGTGCAGCGCCACGACCGCGCCGGCGATCGTGGGGACGTCGTCGCTCCGCACCGCCGGGGCGAGCCGGTGGCGCACCGCCAGCCGGGCCCGCCGCTCGACCGCGTCGAACACTCGCACGGCGGTCGGATCAGCCGCCCTGGGCGATCTTGACGACCACCTTGTCCTGCGTGACGGACTGGATCGAGACGCTGAAGCCCTCGACCTGCTGCTGCCCGTCGACCGGAACGGTGACCTGCTGACCGGCCACCTTCAGGGTCACGTTGTTGCCCTGGACGTTCACCAGCTCGGCCTTGACGCCGAGGATCGAGGCGTTGGCGTCGACGCCCCGGTCGAACGTCACCGTGCAGGCGTTGATGGAGCAGTCCGTCGAGGTGCCCTCGCCGCCGCACGCGGCGACCGTGCCGAGGGGCAGCAGAACGAGGGGGACCACGGCGATCAGACGACGCAGGGGAAGGATCATGCCGCAGAGTCTACGGGGCCTCGCACCCGCCGGGCGCCCCTCTCCGGGGGGACATCCCACCGGCCCGGATACCACGAAGGTGCCACCCGACGCACGGTCGGGAGGAGGATTCAGAACATCAGCCGGTCGGACGCGGCGGCGCGGACCTGCGGCTCCTCGGCCGGGTCGGAGTGCAGCCGATGGAACCGCAGCCGGGTGTCGTCGGTGAACGGAGCCGAGGACACCGCCACCCGGCGGGTGTCGTCCTCGCAGTCCCACAGGGCCTCGACGGCGTAGGTCTCGGCGGTGTGCGGTGCGGTGCGGGTGAGAGCGGTCAGCACGCGCGGTCTCAGATACGAATACGACGAGTCGGTCCAGGTCTTCTTCAGCAGCGGCACGGCCTCACCGGCGCGGAGCCTGCCCAGGCCCTCCACGGGCGAGGCCGCGGCCCCCCACGCCTCGCGGGTGACGGCGGCTTCGAGCTCCCCCATGAGGATCGGAATGTCCTGATGGGTGCCGTGACGCGACAGTATGCACAGGGCCAGGGCCTCGCAGCCCGCGTGGGCCCGCGCCCAGGCCCGCGCCCTGGGCAGCGCCTCGGACCCGTACTCCCGAAGCGCCCTGCACAACGCGCCGCCCCACCGTCCGTCGCTCTGCGGCAGCAATTCCTCCGCCAGGTCGAGCAGCGCCGGGGTCCGTCGCCTCCCCAGCTCGAAGATGGCGGCCACCGCGCCGTCGTCGTCGGGGCGCCGCGCCAGATCCAACAGCTCCGACTCCGAACTCGCCGAACGATCACCGCCCGTACGGCCCTGCCGCCGGGGCCGGGGGACGCCCGTGCCGCCGCCCGGCCGCCGCCGCCCCAGC
The DNA window shown above is from Thermomonospora umbrina and carries:
- a CDS encoding RidA family protein; amino-acid sequence: MIRRISSGGPWEDAFGYSRAVLAGDLAMVSGCTATVDGEVVHEGDAHEQTRTAIRIALSSLERLGLGAQDVVRTRMYITRADDATEVGRAHGDFFAAVRPAASMLIVAGLLDPRMLVEVEVDAYRGSGER
- a CDS encoding histidinol-phosphate transaminase; its protein translation is MTSLNDLPIRDDLRGREPYGAPQLDVAVRLNTNENPYPPSPRLVKALGEAVAEVAGSLNRYPDRDAVALRADLADFLNADTPGAGLTAERVWAANGSNEIIQQILQAFGGPGRRALGFEPSYSMHPIITHVSGTAWIDAQRDEDFGLDPERAVAAVEAHRPDIVFLTSPNNPTGTALPPEAIEAILEVAPGMVVVDEAYGEFRREDTLSSLELLPDHPRLIVTRTMSKAFAMAGTRLGYLAADPAVIEALLLVRLPYHLSAVTQAVARTALAHSEELLGTVDTLRHERDLLVGWLRSQGLRVADSDANFVLFGTFADRRRVWRAVLDQGVLIREVGPPEWLRVSIGTSEETATFRSALTTALKEAQ
- the hisD gene encoding histidinol dehydrogenase produces the protein MISRDDLRGSLPGDLRSVLPRAELDVEAALEKVRPICEDVRHRGSEAVREYTRRFDGVTLDRLRVPARTVAEALTTLDPAVRDALEESIRRARLVHRDQRRSDVTTRVVPGGTVTERWIPVDRVGLYVPGGRAVYPSSVVMNVVPAQEAGVGSLAVTSPPQPEHGGLPHPTILAACALLGVDEVYAAGGAQAIAMFAYGTDECRPANLVTGPGNIWVAAAKRYLKGVIGIDSEAGPTEIAVLADGTADPVHVAADLISQAEHDPLAAAVLVTDSPGLADAVERELADQVARTKHADRITEALAGPQSGIVLVDDLEAGLAVVNAYAAEHLEIQTANARELAARVRNAGAIFIGAHSPVSLGDYLAGSNHVLPTGGCACHSSGLSVQSFLRGVHVVEYDEPALAEATARVVALAEAEDLPAHGAAMKARFDWGIPE
- the hisB gene encoding imidazoleglycerol-phosphate dehydratase HisB produces the protein MSRTGRVERGTKETTVLVEIDLDGTGRVDVATGVGFFDHMLAQLGKHGLFDLTVKTTGDLHIDSHHTIEDTAIALGQAFAQALGDKAGIRRFADASVPLDESLAQVTVDIAGRPYLVHSEPAGMAPMIGPEYDTTMTRHVLESFVSHARIALHVHVPYGRNAHHIVEAQFKALARALRDAVALDPRVTGVPSTKGAL
- a CDS encoding DUF1876 domain-containing protein gives rise to the protein MNENKNWTLTVDIAEQERHTEAEARLTTAAGTTLTGRGIARRNPRDADVPSIGDELAVSRALSELSHGLLDAAAQEISQIEHRRVRLSR
- the priA gene encoding bifunctional 1-(5-phosphoribosyl)-5-((5-phosphoribosylamino)methylideneamino)imidazole-4-carboxamide isomerase/phosphoribosylanthranilate isomerase PriA, which encodes MTLTLLPAVDVADGRAVRLVQGEAGTETSYGAPLDAALAWQSAGAEWIHLVDLDAAFGRGSNRELVAEVTGRLDVKVELSGGIRDDASLEAALGTGCARVNIGTAALESPEWCRKIIAEYGEQIAVGLDVRGTTLAARGWTREGGDLWEVLARLEDDGCPRYVVTDVTKDGTLRGPNVDLLREVCTRTDRPVIASGGVSSLDDLRALAGLVGDGVEGAIVGKALYAGEFTLEEALAAVSG
- the hisH gene encoding imidazole glycerol phosphate synthase subunit HisH produces the protein MRPKVVVLDYGSGNLRSAERAVARAGADVTVTSDAEAALNADGLVVPGVGAFAACMEGLRSLRGETIIGRRLAGDRPVLGICVGMQILFEKGVEHGVTTEGCAEWPGTVERLHAPILPHMGWNTVRAPADSVLFDGLDADTRFYFVHSYAVRRWELPPGRLIPPTVTWAEHGEPFVAAVENAALCATQFHPEKSGDAGARLLRNWLSTL